In the genome of Massilia sp. PAMC28688, one region contains:
- a CDS encoding lipopolysaccharide assembly protein LapB translates to MSLINKMLQDLDARGSRDGAELPPDIRAAAVSERRLPRRQVIIAASVLTIGAAVAAVIWLKRPAPASTVGVAAPVAVAPATPVPQAPPTAPVGVVLPQPVVQAAAPEADDTPAFAAPAPAPAAPRPVVASPARQAAPIAAASATPARASAPRDVAAPAAPAPVLAGREVTVPQRAENAYRQALASLEEGKVSTAYVALEQALKLNPRHDAARQSLVALLIEDGRNDEAMRQLEQGLAADAAQPALAMLLARMQIERGMSGVATLQRTLPSATGNADYHAFLGGVLQREQRHREAIDQYAAALRITPGHGVWLMGMGISLQAENRPREAVEAFSRAKASGMLTPALDAFVERKLQQLSS, encoded by the coding sequence ATGAGCTTGATTAACAAGATGCTGCAGGACCTCGATGCGCGCGGGTCCAGGGACGGCGCCGAACTTCCACCGGATATTCGCGCAGCTGCCGTATCGGAGCGGCGCCTGCCGCGCAGGCAGGTCATCATTGCGGCCAGTGTCCTGACCATTGGCGCGGCCGTCGCTGCAGTCATCTGGCTCAAGCGCCCGGCCCCGGCTTCCACCGTGGGCGTTGCGGCGCCCGTGGCGGTGGCCCCCGCAACCCCGGTCCCGCAGGCCCCGCCGACCGCCCCGGTGGGCGTGGTATTGCCGCAACCGGTGGTGCAGGCCGCCGCCCCCGAAGCTGATGACACTCCCGCGTTCGCGGCACCGGCGCCGGCGCCAGCTGCGCCCAGGCCGGTAGTAGCTTCCCCGGCCCGTCAGGCGGCACCGATTGCCGCAGCATCAGCAACGCCGGCTCGCGCCAGCGCACCGCGCGATGTGGCCGCGCCGGCCGCCCCGGCGCCGGTGCTGGCCGGGCGCGAAGTGACGGTGCCGCAGCGCGCGGAAAACGCCTACCGCCAGGCCCTCGCATCGCTGGAAGAGGGCAAGGTCAGCACTGCTTACGTGGCGCTGGAACAGGCCCTCAAGCTCAATCCCCGCCACGATGCAGCGCGCCAGAGCCTGGTGGCACTGCTGATCGAAGACGGGCGCAATGACGAAGCGATGCGCCAGCTGGAACAGGGGCTGGCGGCCGATGCTGCCCAGCCGGCCCTGGCCATGCTGCTGGCGCGCATGCAGATTGAACGCGGCATGTCGGGCGTGGCCACCCTGCAGCGTACGCTGCCCTCTGCCACCGGCAATGCGGACTACCACGCCTTCCTGGGCGGCGTGCTGCAGCGCGAACAGCGCCACCGCGAGGCGATCGACCAGTACGCGGCGGCCCTGCGCATCACGCCAGGCCACGGGGTGTGGCTGATGGGGATGGGGATTTCGCTGCAGGCGGAAAACCGGCCGCGCGAGGCGGTGGAGGCATTCTCGCGCGCCAAGGCTTCCGGCATGCTTACGCCGGCGCTCGATGCCTTCGTCGAGCGCAAGCTGCAGCAGCTCTCGTCCTAG
- a CDS encoding ExeA family protein: MYTAHFGLREAPFGITPDTSFYFTSPHSQEALNTLLIAAQNGEGFIKITGEVGTGKTLLCRKFMATLGKEFVTAYIPNPFLEPRTLMLALADELEIALGGDVDQHQLLKSIYNRLLELAADGKRVILCLDEAQAIPIESLEALRLLTNLETEKRKLLQIVLFGQPELNRKLEDNAIRQLAQRITFHYHLGPLTRDDMEYYLGHRLRVAGFAGARMFTREAINKLFKASGGIPRLVNILAHKSLMASYGVGSQQVTAEHVALAARDTLATRRRFPTWALAAIPALLAAAGLTWAFIK; the protein is encoded by the coding sequence ATGTACACGGCCCATTTCGGCTTGCGCGAGGCACCGTTCGGCATTACGCCGGACACCAGTTTTTACTTTACCAGCCCGCATTCGCAGGAAGCGCTCAATACCTTGCTCATCGCCGCCCAGAACGGCGAAGGCTTCATCAAGATCACCGGTGAAGTGGGCACTGGCAAGACACTCCTGTGCCGCAAGTTCATGGCCACGCTGGGCAAGGAATTCGTCACTGCCTACATTCCCAATCCGTTCCTGGAGCCGCGCACGCTGATGCTGGCCCTGGCCGACGAACTGGAAATTGCGCTGGGCGGCGATGTGGACCAGCATCAGCTGCTCAAGTCGATCTACAACCGCCTGCTGGAACTGGCCGCCGACGGCAAGCGCGTTATCCTGTGCCTGGACGAAGCGCAGGCCATCCCCATTGAAAGCCTGGAAGCGCTGCGCCTGTTGACCAACCTGGAAACGGAAAAGCGCAAGCTGCTCCAGATCGTGCTGTTCGGCCAGCCGGAACTGAACCGCAAACTGGAAGACAATGCGATTCGCCAGCTGGCCCAGCGGATCACCTTCCACTACCATCTGGGGCCGCTCACGCGCGACGACATGGAGTACTACCTGGGCCACCGCCTGCGCGTGGCAGGGTTTGCAGGCGCGCGCATGTTTACGCGCGAAGCGATCAATAAACTGTTCAAGGCCAGCGGCGGCATTCCGCGCCTGGTCAACATCCTGGCGCACAAGTCGCTCATGGCCAGCTATGGCGTGGGCAGCCAGCAGGTCACGGCCGAACACGTGGCACTGGCGGCCAGGGATACCCTGGCCACGCGCCGCAGATTTCCCACATGGGCGCTTGCCGCCATCCCGGCGCTGCTGGCCGCCGCCGGACTTACCTGGGCCTTTATCAAATGA
- the mshL gene encoding pilus (MSHA type) biogenesis protein MshL, translating into MQKPILIACVLASLAACDTAPRKNTTFDAINAELRTSGAQARQPARPPDAVADALLPPVAAMSNRLPRARAALEERFNVAFNNVPAAQFYNSLVEGTRYNMLVHPDVSGSISANLKDVTMLEALDAVREMYGYDYKVEGTRISIKPLTMQTRVFQVNYLIGNRKGNSSLKVTSTSVSAGGNQGGGNGQQNQNNQNNQNNQNNNNGGASSQEESSSVTTTSSSEFWTELKGALEAILGSKEGGRAVVISPQSGVVVVRGMPEELRNIADYLKASQLSVNRQVILEAKILEVELNDSFQTGINWAAFSTFRDGSRRISGGFLQPGTGLRPLPGDLSTPGTIASTGAAAISAITGRAIAAADAASGSLFGLAFQTNNFATLISFLESQGTVHVLSSPRIATMNNQKAVLKIGTDEFYVTGVTQTTNTNLTGAATTTPSVTLQPFFSGVVLDVTPQIDDRGNILLHVHPSVSQVSTVTKGINLGSAGSLSLPLAASSTSEMDSMVRGQDGRVVAIGGLMRQSSINDQSQLPGAGDVPVLGALFKNKARVNQKRELVVLIKPTIVDANSSTAFGQDMLDTSNRMQQLDPRAAGERR; encoded by the coding sequence ATGCAAAAACCTATACTGATCGCCTGTGTCCTCGCATCGCTGGCCGCTTGTGACACGGCGCCGCGCAAGAACACGACGTTCGATGCCATCAACGCCGAACTGCGCACCAGCGGCGCCCAGGCGCGCCAGCCGGCACGCCCGCCGGACGCGGTGGCCGACGCCCTGCTGCCGCCCGTCGCGGCGATGAGCAACCGCCTGCCGCGCGCCCGCGCCGCGCTGGAAGAGCGCTTCAATGTCGCCTTCAATAACGTGCCGGCGGCGCAGTTTTACAATTCGCTGGTGGAGGGCACGCGCTACAACATGCTGGTGCATCCTGACGTGTCCGGGTCCATCTCGGCCAACCTCAAGGACGTGACCATGCTCGAAGCACTGGACGCGGTACGCGAGATGTACGGGTACGACTACAAGGTGGAAGGCACGCGCATCTCGATCAAGCCGCTGACCATGCAGACGCGCGTGTTCCAGGTGAACTACCTGATCGGCAACCGCAAGGGCAATTCCAGCCTGAAGGTGACCTCGACATCGGTCAGCGCCGGCGGCAACCAGGGTGGCGGCAACGGCCAGCAAAACCAGAACAACCAGAACAACCAGAACAATCAGAACAATAATAACGGTGGCGCCAGCAGCCAGGAAGAAAGCAGCTCGGTAACCACCACCTCCAGCAGCGAATTCTGGACTGAACTCAAGGGCGCGCTGGAAGCCATCCTGGGCAGCAAGGAGGGCGGGCGTGCGGTGGTCATCAGCCCGCAGTCCGGCGTGGTGGTGGTGCGTGGCATGCCCGAAGAACTGCGCAATATCGCCGACTATCTCAAGGCCAGCCAGCTGTCGGTCAACCGCCAGGTGATCCTGGAAGCCAAGATCCTCGAAGTGGAACTCAACGACAGCTTCCAGACCGGGATCAACTGGGCCGCCTTCTCCACTTTCCGCGACGGCAGCCGCCGCATTTCGGGCGGCTTCCTGCAACCTGGCACCGGCTTGCGGCCCTTGCCCGGTGACCTGAGTACGCCAGGGACCATCGCCTCGACCGGCGCGGCGGCCATCAGCGCCATTACCGGGCGCGCCATTGCCGCGGCCGACGCAGCCAGCGGCTCGCTGTTTGGCCTGGCTTTTCAGACCAATAATTTCGCCACCCTGATTTCCTTCCTGGAGTCGCAGGGAACGGTGCATGTGCTGTCAAGCCCGCGCATCGCCACCATGAACAACCAGAAGGCGGTGCTCAAGATCGGCACCGATGAATTCTATGTCACCGGCGTGACCCAGACCACCAACACCAATCTCACGGGCGCGGCCACGACCACGCCGAGCGTCACGCTGCAGCCATTCTTTTCCGGGGTGGTGCTGGACGTGACTCCGCAGATCGATGACCGCGGCAACATCCTGCTGCACGTGCATCCATCGGTAAGCCAGGTCTCCACTGTCACCAAGGGCATCAATCTGGGATCGGCCGGTTCGCTGTCGCTGCCCCTGGCCGCTTCCTCGACCTCCGAAATGGACAGCATGGTGCGCGGCCAGGACGGGCGCGTGGTGGCCATTGGCGGCCTGATGCGCCAGTCGTCCATCAACGACCAGTCGCAGCTGCCCGGCGCCGGTGACGTGCCGGTGCTCGGTGCGCTCTTCAAGAACAAGGCGCGGGTGAACCAGAAGCGCGAGCTGGTGGTGCTGATCAAGCCGACTATTGTCGATGCCAATTCAAGCACCGCCTTTGGCCAGGACATGCTCGACACCAGCAACCGCATGCAGCAGCTCGATCCGCGCGCCGCCGGGGAGCGCAGGTAA
- a CDS encoding MSHA biogenesis protein MshK, with amino-acid sequence MAQAMKHACLLAAAAWQLATLAPAHAQSAPVSDPTRPPAALIAPVRTPDGAISVPVERAEPRLQSVLVSLSPGGRRVAVIDGKMVRQGQRFGDAVVVSIGAREVVLRRGARTQILKLYRPAPKVAQVQP; translated from the coding sequence ATGGCTCAAGCTATGAAGCACGCCTGTCTGCTCGCCGCGGCGGCATGGCAACTGGCCACGCTGGCACCGGCCCATGCCCAAAGCGCGCCGGTGAGCGATCCGACGCGCCCGCCGGCGGCGCTGATTGCCCCGGTGCGTACGCCGGACGGCGCCATTTCCGTTCCCGTGGAGCGCGCGGAGCCGCGCCTGCAGTCGGTGCTGGTTTCGCTCAGTCCGGGCGGACGCCGCGTTGCCGTCATTGATGGCAAGATGGTGCGCCAGGGCCAGCGCTTTGGCGACGCCGTGGTGGTATCGATCGGCGCGCGTGAAGTGGTGCTGCGGCGCGGTGCCAGGACCCAGATACTCAAGCTATACAGGCCGGCCCCGAAGGTCGCCCAGGTACAACCATGA